In Centroberyx gerrardi isolate f3 chromosome 7, fCenGer3.hap1.cur.20231027, whole genome shotgun sequence, the sequence gaaaaagaaaataacaacaaagaaagcGCAAAGTTTACTCTGTAGCACCCAGGACTCgaactcacaacctttgactactattttccattgactacaatCAGTTTTTGAGATAGAAGTCTGAAATTTTGTAAGTTGCATCCACGAAGACAGGgacatattttatattttttacatgaagattgGACATTGAATAAGCAACTATTTACAGTGGGTGTGTACAGTAcgatttacagtaaaacattttgatcTGCTGTGGGCTCAGTTTTTGATCACATGAAAAACCCCacaatagttttatttttgcatgTCTAAGGATGCTCTGTAGCAATTTCCATGTAATTTGTGCAAAATATGTGGGACTAGTTAGATTTAATTAGTTATGCAGTTTTTAATCAGAGTGGTAGACTTCACAATTAACTATAGGTACCAGTTTATgaaagttttgtcttgtttgggcCGATAACCTCAGAAAATTACAGAGCTGTAGCatgtattgttgattttttatgattttttaaaaagttttaagCTTTAGACCActgctgtagcgccaccatctggactATTTGCCCCATACTTTAGTGAGTGTCATTTGGCATGGGATGAAAAAAGCAATGATAAAAACAAGTATTCTGTATAAACTACAGATCAGTAATGTACTGTCTCATTTCGGGCCGCCTGACATTCCACGAACAGTAATACCCCAGGATTTACTGTCTGTATCTTGTATTTAAATAATGTGGTTCCTTTTGTGCTTTCATGAGGACACCTGAGCCTCTTCTCCAAAATGTGTCACAACATTTTCATGATATTCAAATAGCTTCACAGGAAAGAGAGCAGCATTGTTTCAGCTAAACAAATCATGCTGTGAGGATTATCTTCATCTTCAAATGATCAGACCGTCACTTACgtaaggaagaaagaggagacagaggggtggGAGACGTTttccaatacacaggatctgatgtgaCCTCTCCATGTGCTATTAAAGTAGGATGTGCAGCTTCAAAGAAACCTGTCTTGAATGTTAGAGGACTGCACTGACCAGACCTGCGCTCACTACACTTACATTACACTGATCCATCCATACTGCCAAGTCAGTGTTGTGGGACTGCAAGTGAAGCGGGACAGAAAGACTGAGTGACAGacaacatttctctcttttacacaaGAAAGGTAAGGCATCATTTATTTGAAAGAATATTTCTGTCAGCTATTTGATAAAGataatttcacatttatttcattCAGGTAATGATAAAGGTGGTGAGGTGATGGGTAAGTATTGATGataaaatttgatttgacaAGAAAAATGGAACAGTGCTTTCACAAGTGCAACTTCACTTATGGAATATCTTCTGAGATTAACAGCAAAATATGTTATGGATAACATATTCTGATATTGTGAATGTATAGCCTATATTTATTAAGATGTATTTGTCAGCTGTTTAAAACtttcacacacaacagcaaaacACTTTTGATGTTAAACGGAGGTGCTTGAGACACAAAATGGATTTCAGAGAAATCTGACTGTGCTATAGCCTACATATCAGTCCACAAACATTCAACATAGTGACTGAATGCTGAACGTATATTTGTACAGTGATATGTATGGTTGACTGTCCATAGCATGTCTTAGTGCATTGGTCAAAAAGGCATCATTTCTATATACATATTGTTACACTGATATGTTTTAAAGTGTGTTCCTCATTATAGATTCTTCAAATATTAGATACAGTATTTGAAGCTGCAGTAGGTAACTTTTATGGATTAACATTTGTATATGTTACAAAAATAAATCGGCAGGTTTGATGGCCAAAAACAAGCATAATATGTCAGAATCTCACAAACAGCGGTAGTCCCATTTCACTGCTATTCTCATTTCAATGTGAAATGTGTGGAAACCCATCCGACCCTCCTCTCACTCACTGGGAGGAGCGGGAGCCGTGTCAATCCTTGTGTTGGTTAGAATTTCCAGAGATTTGATCTCTTTCCTCCCGAACTTACCTGCAGCagctttaaaaattaaaataattgagCAGCTCTCCTCTCACAGTAATCATCTTATTCTGATGACAGCAAGGTGCAGTGAGCTGTGGCATCGTACATCATGGAAGGGAAGGCGTTTGTTATCATGGTCTTATCAGGTTAGTGTCATTTGATGGTCATATCTGATCAAAAACAAGAAAGTCAAATGTCTCTCACTGAATTTATTTCATGGAGAAGTCATTgtacaaacacagaaaataaaaataaattcaaatctAGAATCTGATTTATCATTTAAAGCAGATGGGGAATGTGCTTTCTCAATTCTTGTAACCTTTGTATGATTTTTGATACATGAGAGTTGTTTGTGCTTGAATCTCTTGCTTATGTCATATTTTAGCAAAAAATATCACTGCAGTTAGTCATTTCTCTGCAGGAGTCATTGTACAAACTGATTTCACTAAATGCTTTGATTGTCATCACAGGACTGTGCACCCTCCCCTCATGTTTTCCTCGTCAGTACCACCTTGTTGAAGAAGGAAAGAACTGGACTGAAGCCCAGAGCTACTGCAGGGAGAAGTTCACTGACCTGGCCACCGTAGACAACCAGGAAGATATGGCCAAGCTGAATGAGATATTAGGCAGACATTATAAAGGCATTGTCTGGATAGGACTGTATGATGACATTAACAGTTGGAGGTGGTCTCTGGAAAACAAGAGTTACTATAGTGAAGAAGAGGCAGAGTTCAGGATGTGGGGCGGTAACGAGCCTGATAACCTCTACAATAATGAGAGCTGTGTGTTCATAGATTGGGCTGGAATGTGGTTGGATGCTCCTTGCAGTTTTAAACAGCCATTTATCTGCTACAATGGtaagaagaaaacaacaaaatgaataacAAATATAGCTGCAAGTGACAATTGGCACTATGTGAGTTACTCTTTAAGGAAACTCCACAATGTATTTCCATATAtttgattatatatatatatttgcatttatatatatttattatatcatTTGATTATATTATTTAGAGGGTGATACTTTACACAAGGAggtatgaaaatgaaaagtacAAGTGCAAACCCCTATCGTACACATATTATTGTTTCCCCAAAGAAATCTATCCATAtatgtcaaagagagagagagagagagagagagagagagagagaaagagtcagagagagagagagagagagagagagagagtcagagagagagagagagagagatactggcAGAATGCCGTGAGAATGTGCATACCGCGCATGTGTAAACGTTCTGAGTCAGCTGAGGTGAGTGTATGACATCATATGCGATGATATTGATCTTAACGTGCCCGATAAAGGCCATCATTATCGAGTATGCCTTTGTgcatcagccaatcacattcTGACACAAGAAAGTTGGAATGACTTAATCGGTTGATTGGCTTTTGGtgcaaaaaaacaagcacagatcctgtacaggcccacggcacgtgtgttcagtttaatttcatttaatttatttaatttcactttattttattttattttatttattaaagcATTGCTACAGAGTTGATGATCAAATTAATTCCACTAACATttcttaaataccacaaggtaataacattACGTACCTTTAAAGTttgcagcagaagacgagttatcaagttactgtttcCAAATCCCGTTACTAACACGGGAGAGTTTGGAGCAATTGTGTAATTTTAAGTTCCACTTCTGTTTTCACATCGGGAGACTGCTGGTTTGAGTACAAAGCTGCTGGTCTAtaacagacatgacgtgatgtccacgtcaggcgcattagagttcgatttagatcaatttctatacatagaccaacttttttttttgtgccggCCACAGATGAGTCTATGTattggaaacactgcatctcgcagccaaagacgccctctagaggccatcagacgaagtgtgaaaaaaaagtttggtatttaaagacgagatgaaatgaaaaatgcctttttaacccttttagatcacatccccggtcatactgtgcacctatttaacaatatatgccaaaaaaaaaatacaaaaaatcaatttcattgtattcttatatcaaaattcaatcatgttttcttcctgtaaaacaaaatatgccgtgtgcttacgtaagcatgcccgtaactaatttcaaccaataatatcatgacatccacccatcaatcaattttcaacttttagcgcacagagctaagaggctaagattcattagttagctagctagcaacagcacggtacttcggtgtgtcttcgggtgttatgacttttcaacgttcaaatcaaattcctcccaacgttacgtcccgcctgtctttcctgtttcactcggaaatacgtcacgatacggaagttagatactctcgaaatgccgtttcatctcgactttaaggctGCACAAGTGCTATATCGCTGTAATTTTTCAGTAGCTTACAACTACAAGTGTTAATGGTGAAtgataaacaaagaaaatgggCGACAAGTCACAGAAATGCCCTCGCCTGTCAGGGAGAGGACAGGCTCTGAATCCACAACGGAAGTTGAGGTGGCTCGCCTGGAGGTGGTTTGTATTCGTAAAAACGGATCATAAACAAGAGAAGgtgatttgtaaactgtgttgAAAGCCAGTTGCAATTTAAGATAGTTCGACATTTCCCAGAGGacataatgtaatattaatattacatttttatgaaaGCTGAAGAATATTGTCAAATATTGACATCGTCAATATGACAGAAAATATCAGGATATAATTTTTTGTCCATATCGCCCACCCCTAGGTGAGTGCGATATAGCAATGTGATAACATCCTATTTCTGCAAGCCTGATTTTTATTCTAGTGGAGTCAATAGGTTTACATattgtacagtaatgtgggaataAGAATAATGCACATcagatcataaattagacctactggtGTGATCAATCCAGCCAATAGGGCTGCTTTGGCTTGAATCTATACAGTTTTATGCGTCTGGCCCAGGCGATGGGCAGCTATGGTGTGCTACTCAGCATGTGTTTGTGGACAGCAGCAAAGCTGACTTTAATATGCCAAATATGGGAATGgcactgattaaaaaaaaggagggtTAAGGCTTGGATATGCTTCGTCAGAATTGCTTCTGAGAACCGCCTGAAATGAACTTCTGAAAGTCCTGAACCTTCATGGAGGTGCTGCAGGCGGTCCGTTAAACAAGGGGGTGGGCTGGTAAACAGGAACTAACTAGTCATTATTGGCGGTGGCGCACCACCACAATATCGACACGGGCCGACAGAAACccaaaagttggtcagtataTAGAAATTGAAAAACTCTGTCACACCAGAGACTGATCTGTCCGGTGCTCACACAGCTGCTTCTTGTAAactcaccacacacaaacagaggggGACCACTAGAATCAACATAAATCTCTCTTAAATCAACATATCTACCAATTTTCATGATGATTGAATACACTGCCATGGAGTTCAGGACAATTATGTAGTTTGAaacattttgggggaaattaAGTTGTTAGTAGCGGCCAAACAGTTAATGCAATTAGGCTGGTTTAAAGTAGGATTGTTTATTTCAGTCCCCGAAGCTGCCAACCAATTTTGGCGCATGTCGCACAAAAATTGAAAGAgtttattggaaaaaactgttttacatAACAAATGGTGGAAAATCTAAATAGCTGACATGGGTAGTCACAATGACAAAGTTCTAGATCTAGAAAGCCCGGATATGTGTATACAGTTTGGCATCAATTCGAGTTGCGGTAGTTATAGaacaaaacataaatatgtGTGCCATAGCGCCACCATCTTGTCAATATACGTGGCCTGCCTtacctgagtagtggggggccaAAGCGGCCCACCTGCCAGTCGCTGTAGGACTTTTGAAGTTtttgagctgcagacacttaAAGTTCCCAGAACAAGTCCAGCAAATACATAGGGCTAAATAGTTGGACAcctaataatcatcatcatcttaattaattaattaatgtaaACAAAAGTTTCTACCGTCTTCAGATGATAAGCGTATCAAAATCATCTCACCTGGGGTGACTGTGAAAGACTTTAAAGGCCCAATCATTGACTGCGGGAGAGATAATGACGTCAAATCTTTATGTCCCTGGTTGAATTGGGATTTTGTTGCTATTGAGTGGGACAGGGCAATGCTTTCCTGGAAAAAAGATTTACTTGGAAAACGtagcttccttccttccttcctagcATACTGTTCACCCTTATAAAGAATACAGGAAATTTTGGGAAGCATTGCCTCTCCCCCAAGCCACACATTGTCTTCATATGTACAACAGATGTGATCAGCTCTCtcaaaacaaaccaaccaaccactTTTTCAGGTGATAACTAAAGATATTCTAATTTGGCCTTCAATCTGTGTCAtccccttcccctctttcaGCGTAGAGGCTACACAGTGTTGGCTAGCTACTGCTTTGAGTTACTGGATAGCCTGTAAACCAGCAAAAAGCTTTCAAAAGTATTGTGCAGAAATGCCTTCATGGTCATTGTTGAGTGCAACATCATTGCTGAGACTACAGCATCATGacttataaataataatacatattttcAGGGGCCATCGAAGCCCAGGACTCTTCCAGATTCATCTTGGTGAATGAATCCAAGACCTGGACCGAGGCTCAGAGCTACTGCAGGGAGCGCTACACAGACCTGGCCAGTGTGAGGAACCAAGCTGAGAACGACGAGATAAAGATGAAAAACCAGGGAAGCAATGCATGGATCGGCCTGTTCAGAGACTTGTGGAAGTGGTCAGATGGGAGCGCCACTTCATTCACTAACTGGAATACTGAAAACAGTGAACCAAATGGCTATATCGCAGAATCTTGTGTGGCTTCAAGGTATGGCAAATGGGAAGACTGGCCTTGTAGTCAGAGATTTTACTTTGCCTGCTACAATGGTGAGTTGTGATCTACAATTAAATTGTTTTGAAATTCAGTCAattcaatatttacaaaaagCTTCTGGTCATCGGCtttaatttttactttttactggATGGAAAgcatattttattaaaataaaaaacctaTCCTTAGATGTTCCTGTAACAAAGCAGGTGGTGAGGGTGAAGCTGACTAAAACAGACTCCTCAGTGGACCTGGAGGACCTGAAGGAAGCCATTTTGCAGCAGGTAATGATGGATGAGCATGATGCAGAAAGATTATTTGCATTCTTACATTTTAGGATTTTAGCAATAGCACTTGTCAAGTGTAGCTTGAGTGCCAACAGTTGAATAAATGAACATTTGTATATCATCACAAACACTAAGACAAAGCAACAGCTAGGAAAAATAGCAGCTTATGAATTTTTCAATGCATTTTCCTTTTATTCCTGGCTTAAAACCTTTATGAGGAGAGTGCTGATGTTTCACTTTTTGCCACATCTGAAGAGCCGGTGTGATCTCTTCGTCAGTGTCAGTTTTCTCCATACAGTTGTTTGACTACTTCATTGGTCCTACGCATTTGGCTTACTCCTTGGTAAGCTTTGGTGCTCACTTTTCTCTACTGTTAACCTTTGGAAGGAAGAATGTTCAGGTGTCACATTACAGAAATAACTGCATCATTCTACCTCCCTTTAGATTGCAATCAATTAAATTCTGCCACTGCAGAAAGAGAGCTAATACATGCAGACAGATTTCAGTTAGGATCTAACCCACAGTTTGGGTTGTGGATATTACAGAAGCATCCTAACTGTTGAAATTTCCAAATATAGCAGCCTGATTAGCCAATTGGCTATCCTAGCTGGTTATCAGCCAGCTATTACTGTAcactaaaataatatatttaactTCAAACTAAAAACCTTCAACTGAACTTGCAAGGTAAGTTTGTCAAAGCCACTTATGTCAGACAGCATCATAGTGacagaacaaaaacagtttattttaatTATCTCTTGCGGCAACATTGTGGATTATCTATTAATCTTTAGCTGGCTGGATACAGCTGTAAACAAATAGCAACCTCAGCAAAAAATTGGAAATTGCTAATAAATGACACTGTGACTGTTTTGGATGAACTGTAGCAATTCAAGTACATTGGCTATTAAtgaaagataagataagatagcaggGGTAGAGGGGCCAAGTCATTGTGCAGGGTGTGGGCTGGTGGTCATATCTGGCTGGCACAGGGGTCGCTGATGGTGTTGAACCTGTAGTTGAACTGGACATGCTATTCTCAGCCATTCCTGAAGATGGCACCCCACTGATTGGGGGGGACATGAACATCCATCTTGACAGACCCCAAGCGGCTGACTTCCTTTCACTTCTGTCCTCATTTGACCTCAAACagctctccacccctcccacacacaaagcGGGCAATACACTTGATCTGATTGTGCCTCGGAACTGCTCCACAGCAAATCTGACTGTCATCCCTTTACATCTGTCAGGCCACTTCTTTATTCAATTCACAGTTTCCTTACCGGAACATCCTCACGTTCCACCGCAAATGGTCTCCTTCTGACGAAACCTCTGGTCCCTCACACCGGCTCAGCTCTCCAATGAGGTCTCGGCTAACATGCCCCCTCATAATGAATTCTCCTCACTCCACGTCAATGAGGCTACAGACACACTCTGCTCCTCGCTAGCCACCTCTCTAAACAATCTTTGCCCACTCTCATCCATCCAAACCTGCTCGTAACACCCCCCCCAGTCCATGGCTCACTGGTGTCAGAGAGCAACAGGCGGGGCTCAGagcagctgagaggaaatggCGCAAATCCAGAGATCCCACTGACCTCAGTGAATATCAGACTCTCCTATCAGCATTCTCCTCCCATTTAAAAAGAGCCAAGACCActtattttcatgacaaaatcaGCAGCGCCAAAGACGCtcgaaaaatattttcagcttttaacacgctcctcaaccctccaccacctcctccctcaactttgctcactgctgacctcttCGCCTCCTTCTTTACTGATAAGGTTTCTACCAATCAGTAATCAGTTCTCTGAGCCTGACCAGCTCAGTCTGCCGCCGCCAGCTAACAGGgcctcactcctctcattttcccatcttACCGAGCTTCCGCCTGACTCTCGTCCCACTGTCCGTTGGACCCCACATTCTACCGAGACTGCGCTCTTGTCTGTTGTGGAAACACTGCGATCAGCTAGAGCTGCCGGTCAGTCTTCTGTTCTAATGTTTAGAcctatcggctgcctttgacacggttAACCATCagatcctcctctccacactcgctgagcttggcttctcaggatctgctctccgctggtttgagtccgacctctcagggagatcctttagagcaggggtctcaaactcaatttacctgggggccgctggaggcagagtctgggtgaggctgggccgcatcaggtattccacaagaaaagctttgttaaaaaaaatccaatcttctcaaatgtctttatttttattttttaacacaaaataagatttaaacgtctttattaacagttctttaacctcaatgggttcttctgaatatgaattgtcctgaacatgaatggaacattgaagaacatgaactgttcttctgaacatggcttttccgctttttgaacgtcatttccgcttctttttcctgtgacagcagcacggtggtcggcggataatagcccggtagcagtctcctttgtttttgcgctcgatgttcatgtctttcatgatgacatgaacaccatggcatttgtagatggtagaaagtaccgggatagcgagcgcaaaaaggcgactgctcccggagtg encodes:
- the LOC139911106 gene encoding C-type mannose receptor 2-like, encoding MEGKAFVIMVLSGLCTLPSCFPRQYHLVEEGKNWTEAQSYCREKFTDLATVDNQEDMAKLNEILGRHYKGIVWIGLYDDINSWRWSLENKSYYSEEEAEFRMWGGNEPDNLYNNESCVFIDWAGMWLDAPCSFKQPFICYNGAIEAQDSSRFILVNESKTWTEAQSYCRERYTDLASVRNQAENDEIKMKNQGSNAWIGLFRDLWKWSDGSATSFTNWNTENSEPNGYIAESCVASRYGKWEDWPCSQRFYFACYNDVPVTKQVVRVKLTKTDSSVDLEDLKEAILQQMNQRLKDRGLSGDVKLRWVKQPDGKIFHKEEKEEEEEESCNLI